In Sphaeramia orbicularis chromosome 7, fSphaOr1.1, whole genome shotgun sequence, one genomic interval encodes:
- the LOC115422146 gene encoding nucleolar protein 4-like — MSEPTWLSADLGAASDLSPPSRGGERMHHSPPAAHAKDDDDDSSSESGSGNGLPALTPPSSAVMDGAIVREAEVVNGNGGPAPLDFSTPTSSSSSSEDQQPVNLSDAPPQRLPLTAAHLPVTVSAAAAALLGALHPNAPEELRRKYPLAAKPPLAPHPALPLTHTHNTQIHNAQTHNTQTHNHELRLDRDGRDYSGKSPPYSSGGSYDSVKMDLGAEDLTMGRHGNQVAPDDDDDDHDDHDDNDKINDTEGVDPERLKAFNMFVRLFVDENLDRMVPISKQPKEKIQAIIESCSRQFPEFQERARKRIRTYLKSCRRMKKNGMETRPTPPHLTSAMAENILAAACESESRNAAKRMRLEAYHDEISLDKPSSGGGGLRDPPSLAHSAYSLAASAFSSQDTQLYINGAGLSYGYRGYPGLGAAMQHPVSLTTGTTAQSNGPTDLSMKSLSSVSITNSSAANSSLGGRSGGGAGGGGASTQLSQPEITAVRQLIAGYRESAAFLLRSADELENLILQQN, encoded by the exons ATGATTCGTCGTCAGAGAGCGGCAGCGGGAACGGCCTTCCCGCTCTGACCCCTCCCTCCTCTGCTGTGATGGACGGCGCCATCGTCAGGGAAGCGGAGGTTGTCAACGGCAACGGCGGCCCCGCCCCGCTGGACTTCAGCACGCCGAcctcgtcgtcgtcgtcgtccgaGGACCAGCAGCCGGTCAACCTGAGCGACGCCCCCCCACAGCGCCTCCCCCTGACCGCCGCCCACCTGCCCGTCACCGTGTCGGCAGCAGCGGCGGCACTGCTGGGCGCTCTGCATCCCAACGCCCCCGAGGAGCTGCGCAGGAAGTACCCGCTGGCCGCCAAACCGCCGCTGGCGCCGCACCCAGCCCTGCCTCTGACGCACACGcacaacacacagatacacaacgcacagacacacaacacacagacacacaaccacgaGCTGCGACTGGACCGTGACGGCAGGGACTACAGCGGCAAG tcgCCACCGTACAGCTCCGGTGGCAGCTATGACAGCGTCAAGATGGACCTGGGCGCCGAGGACCTGACCATGGGTCGCCATGGCAATCAGGTGGCCCccgacgacgacgacgatgaccACGACGATCACGACGACAACGACAAGATCAACGACACCGAGGGCGTCGACCCCGAGAGACTAAAGGCCTTCAAT ATGTTTGTACGTCTGTTTGTGGACGAGAACCTGGATCGGATGGTCCCGATCTCCAAACAGCCCAAGGAGAAGATCCAGGCCATCATCGAGTCCTGCAGCAGACAGTTCCCAGAATTCCAAGAGCGCGCCCGCAAGCGCATCCGCACCTACCTCAAATCCTGCCGACGCATGAAGAAGAACGGCATGGAG ACTCGTCCTACTCCTCCTCACCTCACCTCAGCCATGGCTGAGAACATCTTGGCCGCTGCCTGCGAGAGCGAATCCCGCAACGCCGCCAAGAGGATGCGCCTTGAAGCCTATCAC gaTGAAATCTCTCTGGACAAACCGTCCAGCGGGGGCGGCGGCCTGAGGGACCCGCCCTCCCTCGCTCACTCCGCCTACTCGCTGGCTGCCTCCGCCTTCTCCTCCCAGGACACTCAGCTCTACATCAACGGAGCCGGACTCAGCTACGGTTACCGTGGATACCCGGGCCTGGGGGCCGCCATGCAACACCCCGTCTCCCTGACGACCGGCACCACTGCTCAGAGCAATG GGCCTACAGACCTCAGCATGAAGTCCCTCTCCTCCGTGAGCATCACTAACTCCTCCGCCGCCAATAGCAGCCTCGGGGGGCGGAGCGGCGGCGGCgcgggagggggcggggcctccaCCCAGCTCAGCCAACCGGAGATCACGGCCGTGCGTCAGCTGATCGCCGGCTACCGGGAGTCGGCCGCATTCCTGCTGCGCTCGGCCGACGAGCTGGAGAACCTGATCCTGCAGCAGAACTGA